The genomic stretch ACTAGCCAATTTTATTGGTTCACACATACAAAATGAAAGATCCAGATTTTTCTCTTGAACGACGAATCTCTGTATGTCCTGGCTCTAAAAAAAGTAATCTTAATTCGTGCTCCTCATGTTGTTACATCATATGAGCGAATGGATTACAACATGGCCCCATCACAAGCTGCAAATTGTCAActtgtatttaatttttgtgaagaaatgTTTATTTCTGGTTGCACAAAATCAAATTTGTTTAGCCACAAATATTcacttttctttccctttttaacaaaaatatataacgACGTGAATAGTACTTAACTCCTCTCAAAAGCAGGAGTTCTTACTCGGAAATGGAAAGGGATCtggatctcttcttcctaattcaccaaatcagaaAATTTGTGTCGTTGAAGTTTTGATCCAACAACTACAAACAAGGActtactttaaaagttataataacttcagctgttagatcaaattttaacaacACGAATTCCCTAATTTGATGGATTAAAAGGAAATGATCatgagaggatccctttccctcgGAAACGGGAGTTCCTGCTTTCCATCTAACAATAGTTTGATACGCAGATAGagattttcctttttgtgattttgacgggatctttatgtatgtatgttaaGCTTTGATTTAGTGGAAGCGGGAGCGACTCTTTGCATGGAAGGAGCTGAGCAGTGTTACGACAATATAAGCTACTGTAATTTTCAATTAGGAATTGATATCTTGAGAAAGATTCATAAAAGGAGCAGAGAATTTCACCTTTCTTCTAAAAATTTTACCTTTTAATGGCAAGATACGTACAAAAACAATATACACTTCTCTTACAACAATGGACGGTATACATTTCCTAGTCTCAACTCTTCAACTAGTTCCAAGGCTTCAAGCAAATACAAATTGGCTCATCAAATGGGGTTCTACAGAACGGTGCAAAACCGTGGATGGAAGATCCATTTGCCCTTTCGAAAAGCATGCCTCTACAATGGAGATGGAGATATCACATTCTTGTCTCGTAGAAGTAAGTTGTGGAGACGGCCTGACCTTCAACATCGTATGTACGAACCAGTCTCTGTCTCTTGGCAGGACCCTCGAGCCAACAGAACTCCAAATGGAACGACAATGATTCTGCAACATTGTTTCCCACATCACATGGGCATCCCATGTACATGCCTCCGGGCAATAGAGTCATCTGGTAACCTCCGTTGAAAGTAATCAAGTTGTCCGACTTGATTCCTGTCCAAGGCACATTAGTGGTAACATCACCCGCAGCGGAGGTGGAAGTGATGCCCTGACATAATTTATGAATGATGGGAAATGAAATGTAAGAAAAGACAGATACGTAGCAaattataaaccaaaaataATAGGTATCCTTATGTTTTTTGAGTAATGAGTTCCTTGATTATCTGCAATTTTATCAATGAAGCATTTTGATTTTACGTTCCACGCTCTTTCAAGAGGGATTTAATTGGAGTGGAAGATACCTGAATCACTTGGCCCTTATCATCCATCTCAAGTGTCGCTACCGTATCAGCTTCAGCCGTTGTTGATCCATAAACACCGCTTCGTTTTGTTACAGAGTGACCTTTCCACGTACCAAGAAATGGCACAATCCTGTCTGTGTTTTCCTGATACCATTAAAAGGAAACTTAATTTTATACATCacagccaaaaacaaaaatgcaactataaaaacccaaatttcagtGCTACTAACTTTCTTTGTGAAACTTACCATATTATTGTCGAGGGCAGGAGGAAGAACTGCCCCATCTCCTCTTTCCTCCAGGAAGATGACAATCATTTCAATAATGCCTTTTGGGTCCATGATGTGGAAAGCTCTTACTCGCATATCTTTCTCTAGTGAATGCAGACAACTTTCGCATACAATTGCAGGATGACGGGAAGGAAGCTTTAGATTTCTACACAATGAACAATATTGAAAAGACAAATAGATATAAGGTTAGTAAAACAATTTCAGTTAGAAATGCGACGGAGATCaatatatattatgaaataaaagaaacaagaagCTCAAGCAGAATAACAAGAAACATGTTGACCAAATGCACCTTAAGTCGACACACCAATGGACGAGAAACATGTTTTTACGCAAATTACTATAGTCTCATTGTTTATAGTTTCATAAGGGAATCATAAAGAACATCATTTGAGGGAGGAACCACTCACTTTGGTGATTCTTCACCGGTGTCATCTTCCCCAAGAACCCCTTGTCTTAACACAGTTTCTAACATCCCAGCCGTCTGGTACCTTAGTGAAAACGCTTTCTCATTGGGGAAGAAGCCAATCTGCAGACTAATCACAATGGATGTTCAACAGAAAACAATTCATCACAACAACTAATCTCTAAGCTATATCTTCACTGGCAGTAACCGAGTAGCGATCCTATCCCCAGTCACTCGGAAAACTTCACCTGTTGATACTTGTCCACGGTAAACATGTtggtttctttaattttgtattctgCCCACTCCACCTCATCATCTAATTCAGAAAACGAAGTGCTTGATGGAGCTTGCTTAATATACAATCTGCAAAGCATGATATCATCAAATCATCAGAACAAATTAATAATGCTCACTGACATTCATTACACAGAATTAATTTTGTCCAATCTTAAAACTTTTCGCCCATCCGAAACTTACGTTTGAATGAGACTGATGAGTTCATCTTCCCCATAAGAGCTAGCTGCAAGCTTTGTATTCACTTTATGCAACAGATTCCCAACAGTATCAAATTGCtacaaaaccactcaaactaaTAAATAATCAGAACTAATCAATCATGAGGACCCATCTGATTCCTCTTAAATGAACATAATTTATATGTTTGGCTGCCCAGAAAATGCAGGaacaaaaattcaatctttCACTAACTAATCCCAGAAACCAAATTAAGGACCAACCAACCCAACAAAATTACATGCATTTTGCTCAgaagttttaaaaatattgcaGCCTtgataaacaaaatataaaacaaaagacCATTTTGATTTCTCATCTTTTGCTTcgttttctcagcaaccaaacacattACAAATTTTGGAGAGCAAACTAGATACTTACAAAGAAGGAACCTTGCCAATTGCCTACGTTGAGCTTAACAAAGCGGCGAAGATTGTCGATGCTCATGGCTTCCTCGCTGGGCTTTCGAGCTTCGTCTTGAACTGAGGTGGAGGACGACGAGTTGGAAGCTCGGATTACGGGGCTCCGGATTGTAGAAATGGGGCAAGAAAAGGGGTTTGGGGTGTGAAGGTTGGTGCGTAGGAGTTGGATTTTGTTGAGGCTCGGTGGGTTGGGAATGGGAGGGAGTGAAAGGGAGTAGCAGTAAGTGGAAGCCATGAAAGCAAGGGCAGGAGGATTCCGAGGAAGAAGAGCTCAGAGCAGAGTACAAGTAGTTGCTCTGATTTATCATCTTATCTGAAAAAGGCTTTTAGGATATTTGAAAGAGTCCAACCTCAAAAGCCCATTTTTGACAACCACCAAAAATCCTTCAAACGCCCATGCTTGTTTTTTACTTGAAACTATTTGGGTAAAGCCTGCTTCAAATCGCAGTATGTAAGGAGTTGACATGATAATAACACGTTAGTTAAGCGGTTGTGTTAATTTTTAATTGCGAGACACAACAAAGATATATTTGTGAGATATGGTTTTATTTGATATTTCGGAAGCCTATTATTGCTTAGGAGAAACAAGTAAATGGATCGAATACAACATGACATGACATGAGAAGTAAATATGCGAATGAGTTTGAATTGATTTATTTCAGAACGAAAAGTTAATGAATCAGGCTTTAGTTGAGTATTGTATCAAAGTTTCatttataaagcatattttGCTCAGCTTCCTTACAACACATAACAATCCAAACAAGATACTAATCGACTCGAACAAACATTGATTTTATGGGGGTAAGATTTGAGGAGAAAAAGTCGATGAACTTGAATCAAAAAACAAACGAACGAACAAAAACGCGGACCAGACCTAGCTAAATAGTGGCCGAACTTCTTGAACTTAGATCTCATCAATCTTATTCTCTTGCCGGAGCCTGCCTTGATTGATGTCCTAGGCTCGTAGCCAGCGACGGAAAATATACTAATTAAAGAGAAAGGGAGTTGACCTCATCTTGTTTCCAAAGCCCTTCCTCATATTTATACCACTTGATAATCCCCATATCCACCCTAATCCTTTGGCACATGATGCAATGATCTAATTGCGTGCAGGTTATAAATCTTAGCAGCCGAGAAACCATGTTAAGAGTAAACGGATCAAGTTTGTCAAGAATTTTTTCGTAGTAACGAGGCGTAGGTACATCAATTACAAGGCAATGCGATATGTTGAGAACCTGCAGGTGGCGTAAGCCTCCCAATAGAACGAGTAAGGCCTCC from Pyrus communis chromosome 7, drPyrComm1.1, whole genome shotgun sequence encodes the following:
- the LOC137740955 gene encoding uncharacterized protein, with the translated sequence MASTYCYSLSLPPIPNPPSLNKIQLLRTNLHTPNPFSCPISTIRSPVIRASNSSSSTSVQDEARKPSEEAMSIDNLRRFVKLNVGNWQGSFFQFDTVGNLLHKVNTKLAASSYGEDELISLIQTLYIKQAPSSTSFSELDDEVEWAEYKIKETNMFTVDKYQQIGFFPNEKAFSLRYQTAGMLETVLRQGVLGEDDTGEESPKNLKLPSRHPAIVCESCLHSLEKDMRVRAFHIMDPKGIIEMIVIFLEERGDGAVLPPALDNNMENTDRIVPFLGTWKGHSVTKRSGVYGSTTAEADTVATLEMDDKGQVIQGITSTSAAGDVTTNVPWTGIKSDNLITFNGGYQMTLLPGGMYMGCPCDVGNNVAESLSFHLEFCWLEGPAKRQRLVRTYDVEGQAVSTTYFYETRM